A region from the Aphis gossypii isolate Hap1 chromosome 1, ASM2018417v2, whole genome shotgun sequence genome encodes:
- the LOC114125382 gene encoding uncharacterized protein LOC114125382 has protein sequence MPSESKQEVDMNNEELITKVGSNNVNIIREWLSKQPHLPKISDKQLVIFLNCCRCNLETTKKMIDAYYTMRTHNPDMFDNRKISELAKTFNIFYFHKMPLLPDGSRAGFSRLRDFNSNIFNTLDTIRLVFAMYDICIYEDPLAPQWKFVMDMTGFSIGHLTKLTNLALMKKCLAYVQMALPMRLTAIYLINAPPLANQLMMFLKPLMHKDLYSLISVHPTSDMDSVYKSIPKEYFASDMGGKSPSFEAQKEAAEQRFTMYENFFEDDEKNNRVDENKRIDKNNRFNGSQYGIEGSFKKLELD, from the exons ATGCCTTCCGAATCAAAACAAGAAGTTGATATGAATAACGAAGAGCTAATTACCAAAGTCGGTAGTAACAATGTCAATATCATCAGAGAGTGGTTATCAAAGCAACCCCATTTACCAAAAATATCAG ATAAGCAAttggtgatatttttaaactgctGCCGGTGTAATCTAGAAACTACGAAAAAAATGATAGacgcatattatactatgagaACTCACAATCCCGACATGTTTGACAACAGGAAGATATCCGAACTTGCGAAAACATTCAACATATT ttattttcacaaaatgcCGTTGCTGCCAGATGGCTCCCGAGCGGGATTTTCACGTTTACGAGACTtcaattctaatatttttaacacgttAGATACTATACGACTTGTATTTGCAATGTATGACATATGCATCTATGAAGATCCTCTAGCGCCACAATGGAAATTCGTGATGGACATGACTGGATTCTCAATTGGTCATTTGACTAAATTAACCAATTTAGCTCTAATGAAAAAATGCTTAGCCTACGTGCaa atGGCTCTGCCAATGCGTTTAACAGCAATCTATTTGATAAACGCTCCACCGTTAGCTAACCAATTGATGATGTTTTTAAAGCCATTAATGCACAAAGACTTGTATTCGTTG aTTTCAGTACACCCAACGAGTGACATGGACAGTGTTTACAAATCTATTCCAAAAGAATATTTTGCCAGCGATATGGGTGGAAAATCTCCTTCATTCGAAGCCCAAAAAG aagcAGCAGAGCAACGTTTTACGATGTACGAGAACTTTTTTGAAGATGACGAGAAAAACAACCGTGTAGACGAAAACAAGCGAATTGATAAGAATAATCGATTTAATGGATCACAATATGGGATCGAAggatcttttaaaaaattagaattggattaa